In one Salvelinus fontinalis isolate EN_2023a chromosome 16, ASM2944872v1, whole genome shotgun sequence genomic region, the following are encoded:
- the LOC129812754 gene encoding lysozyme g-like encodes MASHYRNIMKVETSGASRRTAKADAENDEGVPASHRMAEYDLAAMDKYKGLIMKVAKRNAVDPAVICGIISRESRAGTGLDKHGRGDNGKAFGLMQIDTTPAPSGGGHTPKGEWNSEEHLQQGTEILIGFIKRIQKKFNSWTKEQQLKGGIAAYNKGEDCVESYEEVDAHTTGVDYSNDVVARAQWFYYHGYAETRNCGIIVAAAATAIVGGVSAVVLAPVVLTVIGFGAGGIAAGSTASGMMSAAAIANGGGVAAGSLVAVLQSAGAVGLSGTATAIVGSAGAAIAGAVGGSVGWLKTKFS; translated from the exons ATGG CCTCTCATTATAGAAACATTATGAAGGTAGAAACAAGTGGTGCTTCCCGGAGGACAGCAAAAGCTGATGCGGAAAATGACGAAG GGGTGCCTGCATCTCACAGAATGGCAGAGTATGACCTTGCTGCCATGGACAAGTACAAGGGTCTCATAATGAAGGTGGCAAAGAGGAATGCAGTGGACCCAGCTGTCATCTGTGGCATCATCTCAAGAGAGTCCCGGGCTGGGACAGGACTGGACAAGCACGGCAGGGGGGACAATGGCAAGGCCTTCGGACTTATGCAG ATTGACACCACCCCAGCCCCGAGCGGTGGCGGGCACACTCCAAAGGGGGAATGGAACAGTGAGGAGCATCTCCAACAAGGCACTGAAATTCTGATTGGGTTCATCAAAAGAATCCAGAAGAAATTTAATTCATGGACCAAGGAGCAGCAACTGAAAG GGGGAATAGCAGCCTACAATAAGGGAGAAGACTGTGTAGAGTCATATGAGGAAGTGGACGCTCATACCACTGGAGTGGACTACTCCAATGATGTTGTTGCCAGAGCTCAGTGGTTCTACTACCATGGTTATGCTGAAACAA GAAACTGTGGCATTATAGTAGCAGCTGCCGCAACAGCTATAGTGGGAGGAG TTTCtgctgttgtcctggcaccagtaGTCCTCACAGTGATCGGGTTTGGTGCTGGCGGGATTGCAGCTGGATCAACAGCATCAGGCATGATGTCTGCCGCGGCCATAGCCAATGGAGGTGGGGTAGCAGCAGGGAGTCTTGTTGCTGTTCTACAGTCAGCAG GTGCCGTAGGGCTCTCGGGGACGGCCACAGCGATTGTTGGAAGTGCGGGAGCAGCCATCGCAGGAGCAGTAGGAGGATCTGTGGGATGGCTCAAAACAAAGTTTTCTTAA